The Setaria italica strain Yugu1 chromosome IX, Setaria_italica_v2.0, whole genome shotgun sequence genome has a window encoding:
- the LOC101769721 gene encoding uncharacterized protein LOC101769721 codes for MSSSENPTVTDRGSKHKEGGDKEGGGGFIDKVKDFIHDIGEKIEEVVGFGKPSADVSGIHIPHISLNRADLVVDVLIKNPNPVPIPLVDIDYLIDSDGRKLVSGLIPDAGTIHAHGQETVKIPISLVFDDIKSTYKDIQPGSIIPYLVRVVLLVDVPIIGRIKIPLEKSGEIPVPYKPDVDVEKIKFHHFSFEETTATLHLKLENKNDFDLGLNLLEYEMWLGDDSIASAELTQNTKIDKQGITRMQIPFSFRPKELGSAVWDMIRGRGTGYTIKGKIDVDTPWGNMKLPISKEGGTTRIKKEEDDDDDDDN; via the coding sequence ATGTCTTCGTCGGAGAACCCCACGGTGACCGACCGCGGCAGCAAGCACAAGGAAGGCGGCGAcaaggagggcggcggcggattcATCGACAAGGTCAAGGACTTCATCCACGACATCGGCGAGAAGATCGAGGAGGTCGTGGGGTTCGGCAAGCCCAGCGCCGACGTCTCCGGCATCCACATCCCGCACATCAGCCTCAACCGCGCCGACCTCGTCGTCGACGTGCTCATCAAGAACCCCAACCCCGTCCCCATCCCGCTCGTCGACATCGACTACCTCATCGACAGCGACGGCCGCAAGCTCGTCTCCGGCCTCATCCCCGACGCCGGCACCATCCACGCCCACGGCCAGGAGACCGTCAAGATCCCCATCTCCCTCGTCTTCGACGACATCAAGAGCACCTACAAGGACATCCAGCCCGGCAGCATCATCCCCTACCTCGTccgcgtcgtcctcctcgtcgacgTCCCCATCATCGGACGCATCAAGATCCCGCTCGAGAAGTCCGGCGAGATCCCCGTCCCATACAAGCCCGACGTCGACGTCGAGAAGATCAAGTTCcaccacttctccttcgagGAGACCACCGCCACGCTCCACCTCAAGCTCGAGAACAAGAACGACTTCGACCTGGGGCTCAACCTGCTCGAGTACGAGATGTGGCTCGGCGACGACAGCATCGCATCCGCGGAGCTCACGCAGAACACCAAGATCGACAAGCAGGGGATCACCAGGATGCAGATTCCCTTCAGCTTCAGGCCCAAGGAGTTGGGATCCGCGGTCTGGGACATGATCAGGGGCAGGGGGACAGGGTACACCATCAAGGGCAAGATTGATGTCGACACTCCCTGGGGGAACATGAAGCTGCCCATAAGCAAAGAGGGTGGAACCACTCGCatcaagaaggaggaggacgacgacgacgacgatgacaactGA
- the LOC101768368 gene encoding putative RNA-binding protein Luc7-like 2 isoform X2 — translation MDAMRKQLDVLMGANRNGDVEEVNRNYYDRDVCRLFLAGLCPHDLFQLTKMDLGPCSKIHSLQLRKDYEEAKSKGSENFDRELEDMIERLIVECDRKIQRALKRLADEDAKAAIAISVSEVTLTDEILQLSKQIKEKMKEVDAFDFEGRADDKIKAQEVVEELRAKRADMQATLLLDAFNKDRASLPTPAPPPQVAAVPPPAPPDARTQEMINEKLKKAEELGEQGMVDEAQKALEEAEALKKLAPRPEPPSDPSKYTAADVRITDQKLRLCDICGAFLSVYDNDRRLADHFGGKLHLGYMLIREKLKELQVLSIMYHFLL, via the exons ATGGACGCCATGCGGAAGCAGCTGGACGTCCTCATGGGCGCCAATCGCAACGGCGACGTGGAGGAGGTCAACCGGAACTACTACGACCGCGACGTCTGCCGCCTCTTCCTCGCGGGCCTATGCCCGCACGACCTCTTCCAGCTCACG AAAATGGATCTTGGACCTTGCTCCAAGATTCACTCGCTTCAGCTGCGGAAAGA CTATGAGGAAGCGAAATCAAAGGGATCAGAGAATTTTGATAGAGAACTCGAGGATATGATAGAAAGGCTCATTGTGGAGTGTGATAGGAAAATTCAAAGGGCCCTGAAACGGCTTGCGGATGAGGATGCCAAGGCTGCTATTGCAATATCTGTGTCTGAGGTTACTCTG ACAGACGAGATACTGCAGCTTTCAAAACAGATCAAGGAGAAAATGAAAGAAGTTGATGCTTTTG ATTTTGAAGGGAGAGCTGATGATAAAATAAAGGCCCAGGAAGTGGTGGAAGAACTGAGAGCTAAAAGGGCTGATATGCAG GCTACTCTCTTGCTTGATGCTTTTAACAAGGACAGAGCTTCATTACCTACAcctgctccgcctcctcaagtagcagcagtgccaccacctgctcctcctGATGCTCGTACTCAAGAAATGATTAATGAAAAGCTTAAGAAAGCTGAAGAGCTTG GTGAACAGGGCATGGTAGACGAAGCTCAGAAAGCTTTGGAAGAGGCAGAAGCTCTGAAAAAG TTGGCGCCACGGCCGGAGCCACCTTCAGATCCTTCCAAATATACAGCTGCTGATGTTAGAATT ACGGATCAAAAGTTACGCCTCTGTGACATATGTGGAGCATTCCTGAGTGTATATGACAA TGATCGGCGTCTTGCTGACCATTTTGGAGGGAAGCTACACTTGGGCTACATGCTGATTCGTGAAAAACTGAAAGAACTTCAG GTGCTGAGTATAATGTACCATTTTCTGCTTTAA
- the LOC101768368 gene encoding putative RNA-binding protein Luc7-like 2 isoform X1 produces MDAMRKQLDVLMGANRNGDVEEVNRNYYDRDVCRLFLAGLCPHDLFQLTKMDLGPCSKIHSLQLRKDYEEAKSKGSENFDRELEDMIERLIVECDRKIQRALKRLADEDAKAAIAISVSEVTLTDEILQLSKQIKEKMKEVDAFDFEGRADDKIKAQEVVEELRAKRADMQATLLLDAFNKDRASLPTPAPPPQVAAVPPPAPPDARTQEMINEKLKKAEELGEQGMVDEAQKALEEAEALKKLAPRPEPPSDPSKYTAADVRITDQKLRLCDICGAFLSVYDNDRRLADHFGGKLHLGYMLIREKLKELQEQRNKRRKDRSEDDRRSREHSKDRNGRASRDRDTERKDRVDSRDGRRDYDRDRDRRHDRDRRHDRDRDREDRSRGYDSRRRERSRSRERRRHERY; encoded by the exons ATGGACGCCATGCGGAAGCAGCTGGACGTCCTCATGGGCGCCAATCGCAACGGCGACGTGGAGGAGGTCAACCGGAACTACTACGACCGCGACGTCTGCCGCCTCTTCCTCGCGGGCCTATGCCCGCACGACCTCTTCCAGCTCACG AAAATGGATCTTGGACCTTGCTCCAAGATTCACTCGCTTCAGCTGCGGAAAGA CTATGAGGAAGCGAAATCAAAGGGATCAGAGAATTTTGATAGAGAACTCGAGGATATGATAGAAAGGCTCATTGTGGAGTGTGATAGGAAAATTCAAAGGGCCCTGAAACGGCTTGCGGATGAGGATGCCAAGGCTGCTATTGCAATATCTGTGTCTGAGGTTACTCTG ACAGACGAGATACTGCAGCTTTCAAAACAGATCAAGGAGAAAATGAAAGAAGTTGATGCTTTTG ATTTTGAAGGGAGAGCTGATGATAAAATAAAGGCCCAGGAAGTGGTGGAAGAACTGAGAGCTAAAAGGGCTGATATGCAG GCTACTCTCTTGCTTGATGCTTTTAACAAGGACAGAGCTTCATTACCTACAcctgctccgcctcctcaagtagcagcagtgccaccacctgctcctcctGATGCTCGTACTCAAGAAATGATTAATGAAAAGCTTAAGAAAGCTGAAGAGCTTG GTGAACAGGGCATGGTAGACGAAGCTCAGAAAGCTTTGGAAGAGGCAGAAGCTCTGAAAAAG TTGGCGCCACGGCCGGAGCCACCTTCAGATCCTTCCAAATATACAGCTGCTGATGTTAGAATT ACGGATCAAAAGTTACGCCTCTGTGACATATGTGGAGCATTCCTGAGTGTATATGACAA TGATCGGCGTCTTGCTGACCATTTTGGAGGGAAGCTACACTTGGGCTACATGCTGATTCGTGAAAAACTGAAAGAACTTCAG GAGCAGAGAAATAAAAGAAGGAAGGACAGATCTGAAGACGATAGAAG ATCAAGAGAGCACAGCAAGGACCGCAATGGTCGGGCATCCAGGGACAGAGATACAGAGAGAAAAGACAGGGTTGACTCCCGAGATGGTAGAAGAGATTATGATAGGGATCGTGATAGACGTCACGACAGGGACCGTCGCCATGACCGTGATCGGGATAGAGAAGACCGCTCCCGTGGCTATGATTCAAGGAGAAGAGAACGTTCAAGGTCTAGGGAGCGCAG GCGCCATGAGAGATACTAA
- the LOC101769317 gene encoding 30S ribosomal protein S6 alpha, chloroplastic: MPPPMALPLPTSASTTLPPFRASLPTATRLPSACPCPRPRAVSAGYAASFYSGSAAATGGAEDEEVGDEGGSASGFGAGLGLGGGGLGMSAAEAALALEEREMPPCPPGLRQYETMVVLRPDMSEEERLALIQRYEELLVTGGAMYVEVFNRGVIPLAYSIRKRNSRTGLPSTYYDGIYLLVTYFTKPDSLSTLQQRLNADDDVIRSTSFKVRPRKAF, from the exons ATGCCGCCACCCATGGCGCTGCccctccccacctccgcctccaccacgCTCCCGCCCTTCCGCGCTTCCCTGCCGACCGCGACGCGCCTCCCCTCGGCCTGCccctgcccccgcccccgcgcggTCTCCGCCGGCTACGCGGCGTCCTTCTACAGCGGCTCGGCGGcagccaccggcggcgccgaggacgaggaggtcggcgacgagggcggcTCCGCCTCGGGGTTCGGCGCAGGgctgggcctcggcggcggcgggctcgggatgtcggccgcggaggcggcgctggcgctggaGGAGCGGGAGATGCCGCCCTGCCCGCCGGGCCTGCGCCAGTACGAGACCATGGTGGTGCTCCGACCCGACATGTCCGAGGAGGAGCGCCTCGCGCTCATCCAGCGCTACGAGGAG CTGCTCGTCACCGGCGGCGCCATGTACGTGGAGGTGTTCAACCGGGGCGTCATCCCGCTGGCATACAGCATCAGGAAGAGGAACAGCCGGACCGGGCTGCCGTCCACCTACTACGACGGCATATACCTCCTCGTCACCTACTTCACCAAGCCCGATTCCCTGAGCACCCTGCAGCAGAGGCTCAACGCCGACGATGACGTCATCCGGTCCACCAGCTTCAAGGTCCGCCCTCGGAAGGCCTTCTAG